The Mesorhizobium sp. NBSH29 genome has a segment encoding these proteins:
- the galU gene encoding UTP--glucose-1-phosphate uridylyltransferase GalU yields the protein MKKVRKAVFPVAGLGTRFLPATKAIPKEMLTVVDRPVIQYVVDEAREAGIEHFIFVTGRNKTVIEDHFDMQFELYNTLEQRGKHEQLARLQRLQPGPGETSFTRQQVPMGLGHAVWCARDLVGDEPFALLLPDMIMQAETSCMKEMTELYQQSGGNVIGVQECDPAESHKYGIVGKGAEKGTGFAITGMVEKPAQGTAPSNLFINGRYILQPQIFDILAKQEKGAGGEIQLTDAMLALQAQQDFFGYHFRGNTYDCGSPEGFVEANVAFALSRPDIHDKVADTIRKLANEVVPMERRKEPR from the coding sequence ATGAAAAAAGTTCGCAAGGCAGTGTTTCCGGTGGCCGGTCTTGGCACCCGATTTTTGCCGGCCACCAAGGCAATCCCGAAAGAAATGCTGACAGTCGTCGACCGCCCGGTAATCCAGTATGTCGTGGATGAGGCTCGTGAAGCGGGCATTGAACATTTCATCTTCGTCACCGGGCGTAACAAGACCGTCATCGAAGACCATTTCGACATGCAGTTCGAGCTTTACAATACACTGGAACAGCGTGGAAAGCATGAGCAGCTGGCACGGTTGCAGCGGCTGCAGCCGGGACCGGGCGAAACCAGTTTCACGCGCCAGCAGGTTCCCATGGGGCTCGGCCATGCGGTGTGGTGCGCGCGCGATCTGGTGGGCGATGAGCCGTTTGCGCTCCTGCTTCCGGACATGATCATGCAGGCTGAGACAAGTTGCATGAAAGAGATGACCGAGCTTTACCAGCAGAGCGGCGGCAATGTTATCGGTGTTCAGGAATGTGATCCCGCCGAGAGCCACAAATACGGTATTGTCGGCAAGGGCGCGGAAAAGGGCACCGGCTTTGCGATCACCGGCATGGTGGAAAAACCGGCCCAGGGCACGGCGCCCTCGAACCTCTTCATCAACGGGCGCTACATTCTCCAGCCGCAGATTTTTGATATTCTGGCGAAGCAGGAGAAGGGGGCTGGCGGCGAAATCCAGCTCACTGATGCAATGCTTGCGCTGCAGGCGCAGCAGGATTTTTTCGGCTACCACTTTCGCGGCAATACCTATGATTGCGGCTCACCCGAAGGTTTTGTCGAGGCAAATGTCGCCTTTGCGCTTTCGCGCCCGGATATTCACGACAAGGTTGCCGACACAATCCGTAAGCTGGCCAATGAAGTTGTGCCGATGGAGCGCAGGAAAGAACCGCGCTAA
- a CDS encoding lytic murein transglycosylase: MFKPRVRKFAGTLLAAIALSASAALTAGPASADAGFREWVSSFRAVAAKNGVSGSTYDRAFRGVTEPDPEVLEKARYQPEFKAPVWDYFDNRVHDQSIAVGRQMARQWKPWLDRIEQRFGVDRHILLAIWSMESNYGEVLKNDKVMRNVVRSLATLGYGDKRRAKFARSQLIAALKILQSGDIDESHLTGSWAGAMGHTQFIPTSYQAYAVDMDGNGRRDIWDSVPDALGTAANLLKKNGWQNGKTWGYEVKLPAGKLPAGSLTLSQWADLGVVRANGKAFPRGNEKAELKTPDGRNGPAFLMTKNFFMIKRYNNADRYAIAVGLLADEIAGYGGLVQDWGRPFTKLSFEERQELQKHLSTYGYYDGKLDGKIGQGSESAIKAFQNAAGLTQDGHPSKEVLKVLRKQR; encoded by the coding sequence ATGTTCAAACCACGAGTCAGGAAATTTGCAGGCACGCTGCTGGCAGCGATTGCCTTGTCTGCGAGCGCTGCATTGACTGCAGGACCCGCTTCTGCCGATGCCGGTTTTCGCGAATGGGTTTCCAGCTTTCGCGCTGTAGCAGCTAAGAACGGCGTGTCCGGATCAACCTATGATCGCGCTTTCCGCGGCGTTACCGAACCGGATCCGGAAGTTTTGGAAAAAGCCCGCTACCAGCCCGAGTTCAAGGCGCCGGTCTGGGACTATTTCGACAATCGCGTGCACGACCAGTCTATCGCTGTCGGGCGCCAGATGGCGCGCCAGTGGAAGCCTTGGCTTGACCGCATCGAACAGCGCTTCGGCGTTGACCGCCACATCCTGTTGGCGATCTGGTCGATGGAATCGAACTACGGCGAGGTCCTCAAGAATGACAAGGTGATGCGTAACGTCGTGCGTTCGCTGGCGACCCTTGGCTATGGCGACAAGCGACGCGCGAAGTTTGCCCGCAGTCAGTTGATTGCGGCCCTGAAAATCCTTCAGAGCGGTGACATCGATGAGAGCCACCTGACCGGCTCCTGGGCTGGCGCGATGGGTCATACCCAGTTCATCCCCACCAGCTATCAGGCCTACGCCGTTGATATGGATGGCAATGGCCGCCGCGACATCTGGGATTCCGTTCCCGACGCCTTGGGAACAGCTGCTAACCTGTTGAAAAAGAACGGCTGGCAGAACGGAAAGACCTGGGGCTACGAAGTGAAGCTGCCTGCCGGAAAATTGCCTGCCGGCTCGCTGACACTGTCGCAGTGGGCAGATCTTGGCGTTGTACGCGCCAATGGCAAGGCATTTCCGCGCGGCAACGAAAAGGCAGAACTCAAGACGCCTGACGGCCGCAACGGCCCTGCCTTCCTGATGACCAAAAACTTCTTCATGATCAAGCGCTACAACAATGCCGACCGCTATGCGATTGCTGTCGGCCTGCTGGCCGATGAAATCGCCGGTTATGGTGGCCTGGTTCAGGATTGGGGCCGCCCCTTTACCAAGCTCAGCTTCGAAGAACGCCAGGAGTTGCAAAAGCACCTGTCCACCTATGGCTATTATGACGGCAAGCTGGATGGCAAAATCGGGCAGGGTTCCGAATCTGCCATCAAGGCGTTCCAGAACGCAGCGGGCTTGACGCAGGACGGCCACCCCAGCAAAGAAGTGCTGAAGGTTCTACGTAAGCAGCGGTAG
- a CDS encoding DUF459 domain-containing protein, with translation MISNTYIFAAYRRLTISCLALALALPFAASFTPEALAQDSGQPRRTFLQRLLFGDDKPEQPRQLQRAKPRQKPQKSRTRRQRDPEPTSRRTPAAKRADTPIRAPAHQGGSAALESAVEKREDARKVVVVGDFLGSGLAEGLIDAYAGDDTIVILDRTNGSSGLVREDHYNWPTELVTIIEAEKPAAVVAMIGSNDRQQMATNTDRLEKFSDAWTTEYERRANAFAKAARSTNAPLIWVGMPAFKSSSMTSDMLTLNDIFARTATTAKAEFVDIWDGFVDENGVFVFSGPDMNGQPVRLRGSDGINLTQAARRKVAFYVEKPLNKLLGNAATEAKPGAPYAPAGLGAPAVVPDIMAPDLPPKKIERTPPMALNDPDLDGGSELLGAVVTQTSAASGQSRRIVLEGIGASPPAGRADDFSASALRDPSPLQSAAEPTAGTEN, from the coding sequence TTGATTTCAAATACTTATATCTTTGCTGCTTATCGTCGGCTCACCATCTCGTGCCTCGCGCTGGCACTTGCTCTGCCCTTTGCAGCCTCCTTCACACCCGAAGCCCTTGCCCAAGATAGCGGACAGCCGCGCCGCACCTTCCTGCAACGCCTGCTTTTTGGCGATGACAAACCTGAGCAGCCGCGCCAATTGCAGCGTGCCAAGCCACGGCAGAAGCCACAGAAGAGCCGCACCCGTCGACAGCGCGACCCCGAACCCACTTCACGCCGTACCCCTGCCGCGAAACGCGCCGACACCCCAATCCGCGCACCAGCACATCAGGGTGGCTCTGCGGCTCTGGAATCTGCCGTCGAGAAGCGCGAAGATGCGCGCAAGGTCGTGGTGGTCGGCGACTTTCTGGGCTCCGGCCTGGCCGAGGGACTGATCGATGCCTATGCCGGCGACGACACGATCGTGATCCTCGACCGCACCAATGGCTCATCGGGTCTGGTACGCGAGGATCATTACAACTGGCCGACAGAACTTGTCACCATCATCGAGGCCGAAAAACCGGCAGCCGTGGTGGCGATGATAGGATCAAACGACCGCCAGCAAATGGCGACCAATACTGATCGCCTGGAAAAGTTTTCCGACGCCTGGACCACCGAATATGAAAGGCGTGCAAACGCCTTTGCCAAGGCCGCGCGCAGCACAAATGCGCCGCTGATCTGGGTCGGCATGCCAGCCTTCAAATCATCCAGCATGACCTCTGACATGTTGACATTGAACGATATTTTCGCGCGCACGGCCACGACAGCAAAAGCTGAATTCGTCGATATCTGGGACGGTTTCGTCGATGAAAACGGCGTGTTTGTCTTTTCCGGCCCAGACATGAACGGCCAGCCTGTGCGCCTACGTGGCTCAGACGGAATCAACCTCACCCAGGCGGCACGCCGCAAGGTTGCATTCTATGTTGAAAAGCCGCTCAACAAGCTTTTGGGCAATGCCGCAACGGAGGCAAAACCGGGCGCTCCATACGCACCCGCAGGGCTTGGCGCACCTGCCGTGGTCCCTGATATTATGGCGCCCGACCTGCCACCCAAAAAGATCGAGCGGACACCTCCCATGGCACTGAACGACCCGGACCTGGATGGCGGTAGCGAACTCTTGGGTGCAGTAGTAACGCAGACCTCGGCGGCATCAGGACAGTCCCGACGCATCGTGTTGGAAGGCATCGGCGCGTCGCCTCCCGCAGGCCGCGCGGATGATTTTTCAGCCTCCGCATTGCGCGATCCGTCGCCACTGCAAAGCGCAGCGGAGCCAACCGCTGGTACCGAAAACTAG
- a CDS encoding glutamate synthase subunit beta, giving the protein MGKVTGFLEIDRQVHKYQPASDRIRHFREFTLPMSNKEVEKQAARCMDCGIPYCHGPTGCPVHNQIPDWNDLVYSGDWDNAIRNLHSTNNFPEFTGRVCPAPCEEACTLNLEDVPVAIKTIEQALADKAYENGHIRPYPAEKKTGKKVAIIGSGPAGMAAAQQLGRVGHDVHLYEREAKAGGLMRYGIPDFKMEKHYIDRRVEQMQGEGVTFHYGVNVGVDMPVAELLAEHDAVLYCGGSETPRPAGIPGAELHGVHDAMPYLVQQNKRVGGEDIQSVAWASEEIHAGGKHVVVVGGGDTASDCVGTAFRQGAVRVTQLDIRPQPPEKEDKLTVWPYWATKMRTSSSQAEGAEREFQVATLEFIGEEGELVGVRCCEVDDKRKPIAGTEFVIRADLGFIAIGFAGPLNAGVISELEGSMNVSTDNRRSTNVGANERDYRTSVDRLYAAGDVRRGQSLVVWAIREGRQAAQSIDTMLMGSSVLPR; this is encoded by the coding sequence ATGGGTAAGGTAACAGGGTTTCTCGAAATTGACCGGCAGGTGCACAAGTACCAGCCAGCGTCTGATCGTATTCGCCATTTCCGCGAATTCACGCTGCCCATGTCCAACAAAGAGGTCGAGAAACAGGCCGCGCGCTGCATGGATTGCGGCATTCCCTATTGCCACGGGCCGACCGGTTGCCCGGTCCACAATCAGATCCCTGATTGGAACGATCTCGTCTATAGCGGTGATTGGGACAATGCGATCCGCAATTTGCATTCAACGAATAATTTTCCCGAATTCACCGGCCGCGTGTGCCCGGCGCCTTGCGAGGAAGCGTGCACGCTGAACCTTGAAGACGTACCGGTCGCCATCAAGACCATCGAGCAGGCGCTGGCCGACAAGGCGTATGAGAACGGGCATATCCGTCCCTATCCGGCTGAGAAAAAGACGGGCAAGAAAGTCGCCATTATCGGCTCTGGTCCGGCCGGCATGGCGGCGGCACAGCAGCTTGGCCGCGTTGGGCATGATGTTCATTTGTATGAACGCGAGGCCAAGGCTGGCGGGTTGATGCGCTATGGCATTCCCGATTTCAAAATGGAAAAGCACTATATTGACCGCCGCGTCGAGCAGATGCAGGGCGAGGGCGTGACTTTCCATTACGGCGTCAATGTTGGTGTCGATATGCCTGTCGCCGAGCTTTTGGCGGAGCATGATGCGGTGCTTTATTGTGGTGGCTCCGAAACGCCACGGCCAGCCGGTATTCCGGGTGCAGAATTGCATGGCGTGCATGATGCGATGCCGTATCTCGTTCAGCAGAACAAGCGTGTTGGTGGCGAGGATATCCAGTCAGTCGCGTGGGCGTCAGAAGAAATCCATGCCGGCGGCAAGCATGTTGTTGTGGTTGGCGGCGGCGATACGGCATCAGATTGCGTTGGTACGGCGTTTCGTCAGGGCGCTGTGCGCGTCACCCAACTCGACATTCGCCCGCAGCCGCCCGAGAAGGAAGACAAGCTGACTGTCTGGCCCTATTGGGCGACCAAAATGCGCACTTCATCCAGCCAGGCAGAGGGTGCCGAACGCGAGTTTCAGGTCGCCACGCTGGAGTTCATCGGTGAAGAGGGTGAGTTGGTTGGCGTGCGTTGCTGCGAGGTCGACGACAAGCGCAAGCCTATCGCGGGCACCGAATTCGTCATCCGAGCAGACCTTGGCTTCATCGCCATCGGCTTTGCCGGTCCTCTCAACGCTGGTGTGATCAGCGAACTGGAAGGGTCGATGAACGTGTCAACAGACAACCGCCGCTCGACCAATGTCGGTGCCAACGAGCGCGACTACAGAACCAGCGTCGACCGGCTTTATGCCGCTGGCGACGTGAGGCGGGGTCAGTCACTCGTTGTATGGGCGATCCGTGAGGGGCGTCAGGCTGCGCAGTCCATCGACACGATGCTGATGGGGTCGTCGGTGCTGCCGCGGTAG
- a CDS encoding type II toxin-antitoxin system VapC family toxin produces the protein MRYLLDTNIISDVINLPTGQVAAKIRQEALRASIVTSILVVSELRYGYTKISSKRLKAAYEMFFENLVIESWETPFDHVYADMRSALEERGKPIGAMDMLIAAHALATDATIVTANVRHFSQVPDLKVENWKN, from the coding sequence ATGAGGTATCTGCTGGACACGAACATCATCTCGGATGTCATCAATCTACCGACCGGGCAGGTGGCAGCGAAGATTAGGCAGGAGGCGCTGCGGGCTTCCATTGTGACGAGCATCCTCGTCGTGTCAGAACTGCGCTACGGTTACACGAAGATTTCGTCAAAGCGGCTCAAGGCAGCCTACGAGATGTTCTTTGAGAATCTCGTGATCGAAAGTTGGGAGACGCCGTTCGATCATGTCTATGCCGACATGAGAAGTGCACTGGAGGAGAGGGGCAAGCCGATCGGTGCGATGGACATGCTGATTGCTGCGCATGCTCTTGCTACCGATGCGACCATCGTTACGGCAAATGTCAGGCATTTTTCACAAGTGCCGGATTTGAAGGTTGAGAACTGGAAGAACTGA
- a CDS encoding antitoxin, whose protein sequence is MNTHEKNTRTASLFRNGRSQAVRIPKEFEFEGDEVLVSRGEDGALRLEPKPSQKSLVDVLDWLAQQPPFDEQMPEIEDFPPEPVDLEDKG, encoded by the coding sequence ATGAATACTCATGAAAAGAACACTCGAACGGCAAGCCTGTTTCGAAACGGACGTAGCCAGGCTGTGAGAATACCCAAGGAGTTCGAGTTCGAAGGAGACGAGGTTTTGGTCAGCAGGGGTGAGGATGGGGCGCTGAGACTTGAGCCGAAGCCCTCCCAGAAGTCTTTGGTCGACGTGCTGGATTGGCTGGCTCAGCAGCCCCCGTTCGACGAGCAGATGCCTGAGATAGAAGATTTTCCCCCGGAGCCTGTCGATCTGGAAGATAAAGGATGA
- the gltB gene encoding glutamate synthase large subunit has protein sequence MTDLTPSVTLANSAATQTKAASEKRPTSFYQPPSAQGLYDPRNEHDACGVGFIANMKNVKSHQIVKDGLAMLENLTHRGAVGADPLMGDGAGVLVQIPDGFFREEMAKQGVELPQPGHYAVGHFFMPRDEALQAHIEQIIRDVAQAEGQPVLGFRDVPVDNSTLSKAPDIAASEPVHRQAFIGRNPNIETDDDYERRLFILRKVISARIYAETEGRDNGSYTVSLSSRTIVYKGMFLAFQVGAYYKDLSDPRFETALILVHQRFSTNTFPSWKLAHPYRMVAHNGEINTLRGNVNWMAARQASVDSELFGNDIAKLWPISYEGQSDTACFDNALEFLTQGGYSLAHAMMMLIPEAWAGNKLMGADRKAFYEYHAALMEPWDGPAAVVFSDGRQIGATLDRNGLRPARYIVTDDDRIIMASEAGVLPVPEEKIIKKWRLQPGKMLLIDLEKGCIVSDDEIKSEIASKHPYKDWLSRTQLILEDQKPVEPRALRKDVSLLDRQQSFGYSQEDTKLLMSPMATTGQEAVGSMGTDTPISAMSDKSKLLFTYFKQNFAQVTNPPIDPIREELVMSLVSFIGPRPNIFDLVGSSRRKRLEVRQPILTNGDLEKIRSIGHTEDRFDTKTIDVTYSALEGASGMSGAVDRLCERAEAAVAGGYNIIILSDRQVGPDRIAIPSLLATAAVHHHLIRKGLRTSVGLVLETGEPREVHHFCCLAGYGAEAINPYLAFDTLLDMHARGDMPEEVDAYEVVHRYIKSIGKGILKVMSKMGISTYQSYCGAQIFDAVGLKTDFVNRYFFGTATTIEGIGLEEVAQETVSRHAQAFGDDPVLRNALEVGGEYMYRMRGEAHMWSPDAVATLQHAVRKGSWDTFKDYSRQIDSETANAQAIRGLFKIRLAEDTGRSPVPLDQVETAADIVKRFSTGAMSFGSISREAHTTLARAMNAMGGKSNTGEGGEEPDRYLPLPGGGANPERSAIKQIASGRFGVTAEYLVNSDMMQIKVAQGAKPGEGGQLPGHKVDATIAKTRHSTQGVGLISPPPHHDIYSIEDLAQLIYDLKNVNPAADVSVKLVSEVGVGTVAAGVAKARADHITISGYDGGTGASPLTSLKHAGSPWEMGLAETQQTLVLNGLRSRVALQVDGGLRTGRDVIIGALLGADEFGFSTAPLIAAGCIMMRKCHLNTCPVGVATQDPVLRKRFKGTPEDVINFFFYVAEEVRELLAAMGYTHLDQIVGETGLIEKRAMIEHWKAKGLDFTKIFYKPEAPREAMHWTERQKHPIDDVLDRRLIEMAKPALDAREPVSLDVEIKNGDRSVGAMLSGEVAKRYRHKGLRSDTISVKLTGTAGQSFAAFLARGISFELIGDANDYVGKGLSGGRIVIRPPENTRIVAEESIIVGNTVLYGATEGECYFRGVAGERFAVRNSGAIAVVEGVGDHGCEYMTGGVVVVIGKTGRNFAAGMSGGVAYVLDEEGDFAERCNMAMVELEPVPEEDDMMEKLHHHGGDLAHKGRVDVSGDMTSHDEERLYQLISKHVHHTGSERGKAILADWTNYRPKFRKVMPVEYRRALIEMERMRMGVAAE, from the coding sequence CATGATGCCTGCGGTGTCGGCTTTATAGCCAACATGAAGAATGTGAAGTCGCACCAGATCGTCAAGGATGGTCTGGCGATGCTTGAAAACCTCACCCATCGCGGCGCTGTTGGTGCTGATCCGCTTATGGGCGATGGCGCTGGCGTTCTGGTGCAGATTCCTGATGGGTTTTTCCGTGAGGAAATGGCCAAGCAGGGTGTTGAGCTGCCACAGCCGGGCCATTATGCGGTCGGGCATTTCTTCATGCCGCGCGATGAAGCGCTTCAGGCACATATTGAGCAGATCATCCGCGATGTTGCGCAGGCGGAAGGGCAGCCGGTTCTCGGGTTCCGCGATGTTCCGGTTGATAATTCAACACTGTCCAAGGCACCTGATATTGCAGCATCGGAGCCTGTGCACCGGCAGGCATTTATTGGGCGCAATCCCAATATTGAAACAGATGATGATTATGAGCGCCGGCTGTTCATTCTGCGCAAGGTCATTTCCGCGCGCATCTATGCCGAGACTGAGGGACGCGACAATGGTTCCTATACGGTGTCGCTGTCGTCGCGCACCATTGTCTACAAGGGCATGTTTCTGGCTTTTCAGGTTGGCGCTTACTACAAGGATTTGTCAGACCCGCGCTTTGAGACGGCGCTTATCCTCGTGCATCAGCGGTTTTCGACCAATACATTCCCATCGTGGAAGCTGGCGCATCCTTACCGAATGGTCGCGCATAATGGCGAAATCAACACGCTGCGCGGCAATGTGAACTGGATGGCGGCGCGGCAGGCCTCGGTGGATTCCGAGCTGTTTGGCAATGATATCGCCAAGCTCTGGCCGATTTCCTATGAGGGCCAGTCGGATACGGCCTGCTTTGACAATGCGCTCGAATTTCTGACGCAGGGCGGCTATTCGCTTGCCCATGCGATGATGATGCTGATCCCGGAAGCGTGGGCCGGCAACAAGCTCATGGGCGCGGATCGCAAGGCGTTCTACGAATATCACGCGGCCTTGATGGAGCCATGGGACGGCCCCGCCGCCGTGGTGTTTTCGGATGGCCGCCAGATCGGCGCGACACTTGACCGAAACGGCCTGCGTCCTGCCCGCTATATCGTCACCGATGATGACCGCATCATCATGGCATCCGAGGCCGGCGTTCTGCCGGTGCCGGAAGAAAAGATCATCAAGAAGTGGCGCTTGCAGCCGGGCAAGATGCTTTTGATTGATCTTGAAAAGGGCTGCATCGTTTCTGACGATGAGATCAAGTCCGAGATTGCATCTAAGCATCCCTACAAGGATTGGCTCTCACGCACGCAGCTAATCCTTGAAGACCAGAAGCCGGTCGAGCCGCGCGCACTGCGCAAGGATGTATCGCTGCTCGATCGCCAGCAATCGTTCGGCTATAGTCAGGAAGACACAAAGCTTCTTATGTCGCCCATGGCGACCACCGGTCAGGAAGCAGTCGGCTCGATGGGTACCGATACGCCGATTTCGGCGATGTCGGACAAGTCGAAGCTGCTGTTCACCTATTTCAAGCAGAACTTTGCGCAGGTCACCAATCCGCCGATTGATCCTATCCGCGAAGAGCTGGTGATGAGCCTTGTTTCCTTCATCGGGCCGCGTCCGAATATTTTTGACCTAGTTGGCTCTTCGCGCCGCAAGCGGCTGGAGGTTCGCCAGCCAATCTTGACCAATGGCGATCTCGAAAAGATCCGCTCCATCGGCCACACGGAAGACCGGTTCGACACCAAGACGATCGACGTGACCTATAGCGCGCTGGAAGGTGCGTCCGGCATGTCGGGCGCTGTTGACCGCTTGTGCGAACGGGCCGAAGCTGCGGTTGCGGGTGGCTATAACATCATCATCCTGTCTGACCGTCAGGTCGGGCCGGACCGGATTGCCATTCCGTCGCTGTTGGCGACGGCTGCCGTGCATCATCACCTTATTCGCAAGGGGTTGCGCACATCCGTTGGTCTGGTTCTGGAAACAGGCGAGCCGCGCGAGGTGCATCATTTCTGCTGTCTTGCAGGCTATGGCGCGGAAGCGATCAACCCCTATCTTGCTTTCGATACGCTGCTCGATATGCACGCCCGCGGCGACATGCCAGAAGAGGTCGACGCGTATGAGGTCGTGCACCGCTATATCAAGTCCATCGGCAAGGGCATTTTGAAGGTCATGTCCAAGATGGGCATTTCCACCTATCAATCCTATTGCGGCGCGCAGATTTTCGATGCGGTCGGGTTGAAGACCGATTTCGTCAATCGCTATTTCTTCGGCACGGCCACAACGATTGAAGGCATCGGGCTGGAGGAAGTCGCGCAGGAAACCGTCAGCCGTCATGCGCAGGCATTTGGAGATGATCCAGTGCTGCGCAATGCGCTGGAGGTGGGCGGCGAATATATGTACCGGATGCGCGGCGAGGCGCATATGTGGTCGCCAGATGCGGTTGCCACCTTGCAGCATGCGGTGCGCAAAGGCTCATGGGATACGTTCAAGGATTATTCGCGCCAGATTGATTCCGAAACGGCTAATGCACAGGCCATTCGCGGTCTGTTCAAGATCAGGCTGGCCGAGGATACGGGCCGCTCCCCCGTGCCGCTCGATCAGGTGGAGACGGCGGCTGATATCGTCAAGCGTTTCTCGACAGGTGCCATGTCGTTTGGCTCGATTTCGCGTGAGGCGCATACCACGCTGGCGCGCGCCATGAATGCGATGGGCGGCAAGTCCAACACCGGCGAGGGCGGCGAGGAGCCGGATCGGTATCTGCCACTGCCCGGCGGCGGGGCGAACCCCGAACGTTCGGCCATCAAGCAGATTGCATCGGGGCGCTTTGGCGTCACGGCGGAATATCTCGTCAATTCGGATATGATGCAGATCAAGGTCGCGCAGGGTGCAAAGCCCGGTGAGGGCGGTCAGTTGCCCGGTCATAAGGTCGATGCGACGATTGCCAAGACACGCCATTCCACGCAGGGCGTTGGCCTGATTTCCCCGCCACCGCATCACGACATCTATTCCATCGAGGATCTGGCGCAGCTCATCTATGATCTGAAAAACGTCAATCCGGCTGCCGATGTTTCGGTCAAGCTGGTGTCGGAAGTGGGTGTTGGTACGGTTGCGGCCGGTGTTGCCAAGGCGCGTGCCGATCACATCACCATTTCGGGCTATGATGGCGGCACCGGTGCTTCGCCGCTGACCTCGCTCAAGCATGCCGGCAGCCCGTGGGAAATGGGTCTGGCCGAAACGCAGCAGACGCTGGTGCTGAACGGCCTTCGTTCGCGCGTGGCGCTTCAGGTGGATGGCGGTTTGCGCACGGGCCGCGATGTCATCATCGGCGCGCTGCTGGGAGCCGACGAGTTCGGCTTCTCGACGGCACCATTGATTGCGGCAGGCTGCATCATGATGCGCAAATGCCATCTCAACACATGCCCGGTTGGCGTTGCCACGCAAGACCCGGTTCTGCGCAAGCGCTTCAAGGGCACGCCAGAAGATGTCATCAACTTCTTCTTCTATGTGGCTGAAGAGGTTCGCGAGCTACTGGCTGCGATGGGCTACACGCATCTCGACCAGATTGTCGGCGAAACCGGCCTGATCGAAAAGCGCGCCATGATCGAGCACTGGAAGGCCAAGGGGCTGGACTTCACCAAGATATTCTACAAGCCGGAAGCCCCGCGCGAGGCCATGCACTGGACCGAGCGCCAGAAGCACCCGATTGATGATGTTCTGGATCGCCGCCTGATCGAAATGGCAAAGCCCGCGCTGGATGCACGCGAGCCGGTGTCGCTCGACGTGGAGATCAAAAACGGTGACCGTTCTGTCGGCGCCATGCTGTCTGGCGAGGTGGCGAAGAGATATCGCCATAAGGGGCTGCGCAGCGATACGATTTCGGTCAAGCTCACCGGCACTGCCGGGCAATCCTTCGCGGCATTTTTGGCGCGCGGCATATCGTTCGAGCTGATCGGCGATGCCAATGATTATGTCGGCAAGGGCCTGTCAGGTGGCCGAATTGTTATTCGCCCGCCTGAAAACACGCGCATTGTGGCCGAAGAGTCCATCATTGTTGGCAACACTGTTCTCTACGGCGCAACCGAGGGCGAATGCTATTTCCGCGGTGTTGCGGGAGAGCGCTTTGCGGTGCGCAATTCTGGCGCTATCGCGGTTGTCGAGGGCGTGGGCGACCATGGCTGCGAATACATGACCGGCGGCGTTGTCGTCGTCATTGGCAAGACGGGTCGCAACTTTGCTGCCGGCATGTCAGGCGGTGTCGCCTATGTGCTGGATGAGGAAGGCGACTTTGCCGAGCGCTGCAACATGGCGATGGTCGAGCTTGAGCCAGTGCCGGAAGAAGATGACATGATGGAAAAGCTCCATCACCATGGTGGCGATCTTGCCCATAAGGGCCGTGTCGATGTTTCAGGCGACATGACCAGCCATGATGAGGAACGGCTCTATCAGCTCATCTCCAAACATGTGCACCATACGGGCTCCGAACGCGGCAAGGCGATCCTTGCTGATTGGACGAATTATCGCCCGAAATTCCGTAAGGTCATGCCGGTGGAGTATCGCCGCGCACTGATCGAAATGGAACGTATGCGCATGGGCGTTGCAGCTGAATAG